CCGTCCTCTAGAGGGCGTGGGATCAAACTTTGGTTTTAATGGGTTTCAATGAGGAGCTGACTGTCtgtttattattgatttattttatggaGCTGAGGTTAAacttgaaaaataaacaaaataaacaaaaaggccTGCATGGTCAAAATGTATGTCATATTTATTAACACAGACACAATGATAATACACAAATGTTAAAAAGGTTGCAGAGACAGTCGCATTAACTGATTTAGTGTTTTGGGAAATACTTAATTCTTAATTATTGATATTACTTAGTAATAGATGATCAAGGCGTGATTCGCTCTTTATCATACAGGACCTttgcatacatataaatatgaatataaatataatctgtgtgtgtgtgttttcgtgtgtgtgtgtgtgtgtgcgtgtgtgtgtgtctgtcagacCTTGACCATGGTGGAGACCGGATGGACCCGGCTCATGTTCTTCACGATGCTCTCAGTCAGGTCCGCCACGCTCAGCCCGATTGCCCAGTTGGTGTAGCCCTTCAGTTTGATCACCTCGTAGGcgctgtgacacacacatccatacagcgtgtgtgtgtgtgtgtgtgttcacaagaATTCACATACAGTATATCTACATAATTTACTATCAATCGTCTTGCATCACCCCGGCAACCACCCAGAACACCATGGCAAATCATTTCATCGTGATAAGAGTGCACAAATAGAGCTTCCCAATATACCATCCAATATATGTGTAATTCATTATATTATCATAATATTCTGCAGTGCAAGAgatgacctctgtgtgtatttaataAGCGTATTCACCATCAGGCGGTTGAATCATCAATACATGATGCCATCATGGGCTCTGGTTATAGAGGACGGTTTAAGCTGACACTGCCTTCTGATTGGTCTCTGAAGCACAACGAATGACAGCCCTCAATGGGGTGAGTGAGGCTGCAGTAACACGGGGCCCCCAGGGGCCACTCAAACCAACACTGCGATGCATTCCCGCCGACAGACATGTTCCATAATGACACACATAATCAATAACCGTGGACATGAGAGCATTTATCAGCCCAATTAATCCTGTGAAGTCACCCTCACGCAGTTTCTATTGGCCATAAGAGGAAGTATTCAACCATAACGACTCAATTAAATAtacgttttatatatttattgcctcatttatttatttcgaaGCCCAATTCATttatataacattaaatgaactGGTATTCCATAATTAGTCCAGTCCACTAGATGTTTAGCTCAGTTaagggcgactgtggctcaggtTAGCGCTCaggtccttcaatcagaggatcggtggtttGATGCTCTgcccatgtgtccttgagcaagatgcTTAACCCCGAATTTGTTCCCCGTagcataaataaactagaacgggcactcggtagagcgcataccttcgccgcagccaaaTTTgggccttttcatgaccttgacctttgacccgatcaatcccgcaatctaatcaaatggtccccggataataaccaatcatcccaccaaatttcatgcgattcaaagaagatgttgaccttttcatgaccttgacctttgacccgatcgatcccaaaatctaatcaaatggcccccggataataaccaatcatcccaccaaattgtatgCGATTCAAATGAGAttttgaccttgtcatgaccttaaccttgacctttgacccgatcaatcccaaaatctaatcaaatggtccccggataataaccaatcatcccaccaaatttcatgcgattcggtttaatactttttgagttatgcgagtaacacacatacaaataaataaatacacggcgatcaaaacataaccttccgcattttcaatgcgaaggtaataaaatatattgtttcATGTCCTCTTGTCACTTCTCTCACACTCTGATCCCCTACCTGTCCACGACAGCCTTGTGCGTGGCCGTCCACTGCTCCTCATCGCCATCGGTGCCGATATCCGGGTTCAGGCTCTGCAGGCTGACTCCCGCCACGTTGGCGCCGCTCCACACCGGtactggaagaagaagaaaaaacgcaaCACGGCAGCACGTGTGACTCTCGAGGCGACGTTCGGCCGACGGCGTCCTGCTGGTGAACGGCGGTCGGTGCGCCCACCGCTGGTGTCTCCGTGCTCGCCCAGCACCCAGCCGTTAAAGGAGCTGGCGTGGATGCCGAGGCGTTCGGCCATCAGGTAGCGGAAGCGGGCCGAGTCCAGGTTGGTGCCGCTGCCGATCACGCGGTGCTTGGGCAGACCGCTCAGCTTCCAGGTCACGTAGGTCAACACGTCGACTGTGGAGGGTGTGTTTCTAATATTATCTAAAGTTATTGACAatgacgatgtgtgtgtgtgtgtgtgtgtgtgtttattggacTCACCGGGGTTGGAAACCACAATGATGATGCAGTCGGGGCTGTACTTGACGATCTGGGGCACGATGGCCTTGAAGACGTTCACGTTCCTCTGCACCAGGTTCAGGCGGCTCTCGCCCTCCTGCTGGCGGACGCCGGCCGTCACCACGACCAGGCGAGAGTTGGCCGACACCGCGTAGTctgagagaagaggaagtgaaACGAAATGGTGAtgttctgcttcctccccggagtctttgtgacttcacgtctcatagggtccattggacctggctgggtctgatgcctcctgtcatggccctgctgatgattttttaaagtatgggttcaggcaccgtttaggcaccagtatcgttttaaaagtaccggtttagcacaagaagaagaaaaaacgatacccatccctaatcgtgcatgcctactactcattattcatacatttctttcATCTTCATgggatgtgttgtaactctgtaacgctgttcatctgtacacatgacattttgcttgtgtccatcctggagagggatcctcctctgttgctctcatgaaggtttcttctctttttctttccctgtgaaagagtttttccatttcttgggagttgttcctcatccgatgtgaggtcaaaggtcagggatgtctatgtgtacagattgtaaagccctctgaggcaaattcgtaatgtgtgatattgggctatacagcGGGTCGCGACCTTTGTCAGCCACTATCTTGGAGGTCTTGAGGAAGAGGCTGCCATGCTGCAGGTCCATCATCTCTCCCTTGAGACGGTCCTCCATCACATCCACCAGAGCGAGCTCATCACACAGCTCCTGTCCAGAGGAGAGATGGACACAACCCATTGGATGAACTGTGAACCCTCATTTAGATGGTATTGATGCCGTTTATACATAATGCACACAAATAAGACAAATGTCATTTCTCTTCAACTAAgatattttaattttgtatgtCCACACCTAAGCTTTTACAGTTTAggactctatatatatatatatatcttcaaagatatacacattatatatatttaaacatgctTTCTAAAATCTAtatatcctgtatatatatatatacatctataatgTGTCTTACCCtctctaccactgagccacgCTGTGGTTGTGTCTTACCCtctctaccactgagccacgCTGTGGTTGTGTCTTACCCtctctaccactgagccacgCTGTGGTTGTGTCTTACCCTCTCTGCCACTGAGCCACGCTGTGGTTGTGTCTTACCCtctctaccactgagccacgCTGTGGTTGTGTCTTACCCGCAGCAGGATGCTGATGGCGCAGGCCATGCCCACCTGGCCCACCCCCACCACCGTCATCTTGTTCCTGGGGGGCTCAGCGGGGCAGCTGGCCAGAGGGGTGATGAGCTTCTGCAGCACGGAGGACATGATCACAGCTgtggggggac
This is a stretch of genomic DNA from Pseudoliparis swirei isolate HS2019 ecotype Mariana Trench chromosome 10, NWPU_hadal_v1, whole genome shotgun sequence. It encodes these proteins:
- the ldhba gene encoding L-lactate dehydrogenase B-A chain, translating into MSSVLQKLITPLASCPAEPPRNKMTVVGVGQVGMACAISILLRELCDELALVDVMEDRLKGEMMDLQHGSLFLKTSKIVADKDYAVSANSRLVVVTAGVRQQEGESRLNLVQRNVNVFKAIVPQIVKYSPDCIIIVVSNPVDVLTYVTWKLSGLPKHRVIGSGTNLDSARFRYLMAERLGIHASSFNGWVLGEHGDTSVPVWSGANVAGVSLQSLNPDIGTDGDEEQWTATHKAVVDSAYEVIKLKGYTNWAIGLSVADLTESIVKNMSRVHPVSTMVKDMYGIKEEVFLSLPCVLNGAGVTSVVNMTLTDGEVDQLRKSADTLWGIQKDLKDI